A genome region from Anaerolineae bacterium includes the following:
- the rocD gene encoding ornithine--oxo-acid transaminase has product MNTADYVSLEDQYGARNYLPLDVVLERGEGIWVYDVDGNKYLDCLSAYSAVNQGHCHPRLIQAMMQQAQRLTLTSRAFRNDKLGQFYRALSQLTGYEMILPMNTGAEAVETAIKAARKWGYQVKKVASNRAEIIVCDGNFHGRTTTIVGFSSDPQYKEDFGPFTPGFVNIPYGDAKALAAAITPNTVAFMVEPIQGEGGVIVPPVGYLQKVRQICDKHNILLMADEIQTGLGRTGRLFACDEEAVRPDVMIIGKALSGGFYPVSAVLASKEILGLFRPGDHGSTFGGNPLGAVVAMEALAVLVEENLINNAAELGEYFQERLAEIPSPHVKEVRGKGLLIGVELKPAAGGARRFCEALQERGILCKETHRHVIRFAPPLVITRAEIDWALGHIAAVLNMKKQ; this is encoded by the coding sequence ATGAACACAGCCGATTACGTTTCACTGGAAGATCAATACGGCGCGCGTAATTACCTGCCCCTGGATGTGGTGCTGGAGCGGGGCGAGGGCATCTGGGTGTATGACGTTGATGGCAACAAGTATCTGGATTGTCTCAGCGCCTATTCAGCCGTAAACCAGGGCCATTGCCACCCCCGCCTTATTCAGGCGATGATGCAACAGGCCCAACGTTTGACCCTCACCTCGCGGGCCTTTCGCAATGATAAATTGGGCCAATTCTACCGGGCTTTGAGCCAACTGACCGGCTACGAGATGATCCTGCCGATGAATACCGGCGCGGAAGCGGTTGAAACCGCCATTAAGGCTGCCCGCAAGTGGGGGTATCAGGTTAAAAAAGTGGCTTCCAACCGGGCCGAGATCATTGTGTGCGACGGCAATTTTCATGGCCGCACCACCACCATTGTTGGTTTTTCTTCAGACCCGCAATACAAAGAGGATTTTGGCCCCTTTACCCCTGGTTTTGTCAACATCCCCTATGGCGATGCCAAAGCTTTGGCCGCGGCCATTACACCCAATACGGTCGCCTTTATGGTCGAGCCGATCCAGGGAGAGGGGGGGGTGATTGTGCCGCCGGTTGGGTATCTGCAAAAAGTCAGGCAAATCTGTGATAAACACAATATCCTATTGATGGCCGACGAAATTCAAACCGGCCTGGGGCGCACCGGCCGGCTTTTTGCCTGCGACGAGGAAGCGGTGCGGCCCGACGTAATGATTATCGGCAAGGCGCTTTCGGGCGGGTTTTATCCGGTTTCGGCGGTGCTGGCCTCCAAGGAGATTTTGGGGCTGTTTCGGCCCGGCGACCACGGCAGCACGTTTGGGGGCAATCCTTTAGGCGCGGTAGTGGCTATGGAGGCCCTGGCCGTGCTGGTCGAAGAAAATTTGATAAATAATGCCGCCGAATTAGGGGAATATTTTCAGGAGCGACTGGCCGAAATTCCCAGCCCGCACGTTAAAGAGGTGCGCGGTAAAGGTTTATTGATTGGCGTGGAACTCAAACCGGCGGCGGGCGGCGCGCGGCGTTTTTGCGAGGCTTTGCAGGAACGGGGCATTTTGTGTAAAGAAACTCACCGGCACGTCATCCGTTTTGCCCCGCCGCTGGTGATTACCCGGGCGGAAATTGATTGGGCTTTGGGCCATATCGCGGCGGTGCTGAATATGAAAAAGCAGTAA